The Sciurus carolinensis chromosome X, mSciCar1.2, whole genome shotgun sequence DNA segment AAGGAGTGTCAGCTAGCATTAATGAACAAGGAGGTAGGTCATCAGGACTGATCGAAAGACATAATGTACATACAAAGGCTTTCGAGCAGTGCTTAATGCACGGTAAACACTCCATAAGTGCTGATAGTGGTTTTTATTGTGTGGTTGTGGTTATTGAGCAAACCTCCCTAAGTTAATCAAGCTTAATTAGCAAGGGGGTCGTGGAGAATGAATGAGATAATTTATACTAAGTTCTAAGCCAagcacagtaagtgctcaataagtggCTGCTGTcgtcatcattatcatcattattggTCTATCCTCCCTAAATTAGCCAAGGAGGTTAATCAGCCCTCAGAACTCTACCCCAAGCCCCCAGCAAATATTCCTGCATCATTGGGAAGCTGGTGGGCAGGGGTTGCCTCATTCCACCGGCCACCAGGGGTGTGGAACAGTtagtggggaaggggcagggcaggATGGGGTGGGGATAGTGTTTTTACTGACTCACTAACTTCCTTCACCACCATTAATTCAACCCCCCTCCTGATGCTCTCTAATGCTCACCAGCACCATTCCCTGCCTTCCAGTAAGTACTGTGCGGCGCCTGGGTTAGGATCCCAGAGCCAGTGAGCCTAGGTTCAAACTCCAGCTGTCTTTAGTCCCTTTGTCTCATATTTCCTCATTTCTCAAAAGGGAATCCTACTTATTTCCACCTTCACAGCTTGTTGTGAGCTTTAAGTGAGATAAATAGCTATGCTGATTGCCTGGTACACAGTCAGTGCTATATAAATGCTATTTGCCTGAGTatgtgcttttatttgtttttgtgttttctgtttgttttgtggcACCGGGATGCAACACAGGCCTCATGCCAGCTAaaaagcactttgccactgagctacaccctgtcTTGTTCATGTGTTTTTTGAGAAACGTTATGACCCAGGTTCTGGCTCCATGCCACTTGAGTTCCATTCGTCTCAGTTCTACCACTTATTAACTCTATGTTCTTATATAAGTCACAtaatccccttttatttttttggtggtggtggtggtattggttctagggattgtacccagagatgctttgccactaagctacatccaggcctttttattttttattttggagccagggccttgctaagtggtgGAGGGAGGCTGGGCCTCTATCTTAAGATCCTCATGCTCAGCCTCCAggatcactggaattacaagcatatgccaccatgTCCGGGAAGTCGCATAACCtcttggtgcctcagtttcctcactttgTATTCCTCCCCCACTTGCCTGCCTTATCTCTCTCCACTCCTTCTACTTAATTTGTTCCCTCTCCACCACCCCCTCACCAGAACGTCAGACACACCAGGAAAGGAAGGGGTTTTTATGGGCTCAGCACAGAGTTGATGCACAAtgttgaaagaattaaataagtCGGGCTTCAGCCATGGGAAATTTGGGAGTGTGGGTGACTGGAGAGAATCTGGAGACTTCAAGGACTTGGGACTGTCTGTCGCCTCTCCTTGGAGGCCGCTAGGAAGGAATGCTCGCGAcgtggagctgggggagggggtgcGGCGGGCGCGGCGCGGCGGGAGGGGCGGGCGGAGGGGGGTGGCTCTCCTTTGGGCTGCCCTCCGCCCGCCCCTAGGCTTCTGCACGATGGTGGGCGGATGAGTAATGCAGCCAGGAAGCCTGCAGGCCTGTGATTTCCGCGCCAACCCCGCCCCTCGCGTGGACATTTATCCTCTACCGCTCAGGCCCTGCCGCCATCGTCGCAGATCCAGCGCCTAGAGACAGAGCAGAGGTAAGCAGAGACCCGGGTGTCCCTGcggggctggagctgggctgcGCTGGAGCCTGTGTGCTGGCTGCTGGCCCGTCCAGTCCGGTGCCAGATACCCGGCTGCTCGGCCTGGCCTGCGAGTACCAGGACCCCGGGCTGGTTGGAGAACGGCAAGGGGGCGTCTGGAATTGTTCCCCCCAAACCGGCACTCCAGACCCCTAACTTCCCCAAACCCAGACCCCCTAATACCACAAAGGCTTCCCACCCCTCCAACTCCCTGGAATTCACTCATTACCCCACTAAGTCCCCACCCCAAATCCCTGCAATTCCCTAAACTCCCCCTATCCCCAAACTCCCCCTTCCCCAACTCCCTAAACCTCGAAACTTCCTCTGCCCTCACATCCCGCAAGCACTCCCATCACTTTTAGCCCCACCACCACTTCCCTAACCCTTTGGACCCCTAAACTCCCTCAGCACCCCAAACCCCCAACTTCCTCCCAGTTCAACTCTTTAAAATCCCCTAGCCCCAATATGCATAACCCCTGACCTTCTTGAAACTCTTTTGGACCACAAAACCCAAATTTCTCACCCCCAAACTCTTCATCCTCTAGACTTTCCCAACCTCCCTAAATCCTCAAACTTCCAGCCCTCTTATTCACGAACTGACAACCTCATAATTGCCCAACTCAGTCCCCTAAATCACTTGAACTCCACAAAACCCTAAACTCTCCCAACTCTCTAAATCCCCACACCCCTCGGGGCTCCCCAACCCCTTTAAGATCCCCAAACTTCCCAACATCTTAGGCCCAAATCTCAGTCCCATAATTCCCCCTCCCAGGCTGCCAGGGGTCAGCAGATCGGCTGGGTTGGGGGCCACCTGacactcctctctctcccttacAGAATCCACCATGGCCCCTTTTGCACCCTTGGCCTCTGGCATCCTGTTGTTGCTGTCACTGATAGCCCCCAGCAGGGCCTGCACCTGTGTCCCACCCCACCCACAGATGGCTTTCTGCAACTCTGATCTTGGTGAGTCTGACCCCTTCTCTGCCCACATTCTCAGCTTAACTTTCCCTCTCAGTCTAGAGGGTCTCACAATGGTGGCTAACTCTTGAACAAGTCAACTCACCCCTGCATATCTCTGTTTTGGCCACAATAGCATCCTCAGATTTCCATGAGTACATCAGGTCAGACACCTCAGGGTCTTTGTGCTGGCTGCTCCTACTGGTACATCCTTCACCCCAGGTACCCAGATGGATGACTGCCTAAAAAGTCACCTTCTGGGGTGACTTTCCCTGAACATCCTACTTAAAATGTTAGCTCCTGATGCCTAGTAATCCTGATCCtctgttaaagaaaaattattaaatgatacTTGCTAAGACATAGTAAGACAGATTATTCAGGACCATCCCAGTAGGAAAGGGACCATGGCAATGGGATTTTGCAGAGGGGAAAGAGACTGGGCTCAACTCCCAATATACAGCATGGGTAAGGGGGAATCTATAGCTAATGATCAATTTAGAGATCAGTTAATGGAAAATCACtaagagaaaacatcaggagTAAGGAGGTGGGCTTCTGACCTAACAGTGTTCTTGCTGAAGACAGGCTAGTGTGTCAGATGTCACGTGGGGGGTAGGGGAGTTGTGAGGAACCCCCATCAGATATTGAGGAGAGTCAAATGAAGGTGGGGTAAACTGACTTAGCAGGGTTCTTTCCTTAAACTGGATTTTACAACAAAGTGCATAGATGGGCCTGGGAGAAATTTCAGGAACCTGGCTAAAGTCTGGTCAAGCAAAGAATCTTTGTTACCTCTTTACCCAGCTCTGTAATTCCCAATCACCATTAACATCTTCTGTTCCCACAaacttatttgtttctttttagtctGTCTCCTCCTGGCTAGAATGTGAGTTCCACAGGGAAGGGACTTCAGTGTTTTGTTCACTGTTGTATCTCTAAAGTCCTGAATAGTACCAGATATGCAGTAGGCGATCTGAAATATCTGTTGGGTGTATGAATAGAtgagtgaacaaataaaaaagacttaAAGTGTTGCCTGGTGAAGAGTATAAATTCAATACATAGATGAATCAGCTAAGAGATGTATAAATCCCTTTGCGCGCTGTCTAGCACCCATCAATCCCTATTTGTAGTTATGCTTTACTCgtatgataattatttttattggttcatgcTGTTAATTtgactcattttctttccctcctctcctgcagTCATAAGGGCCAAGTTTATGGGTGAACCAGAAGTTAACCAGACCACCTTATACCAGCGTTATGAGGTCAAGATGACAAAGGTATACTCCTGCTCCCTCCCTAGCAGTCTCCAACATCTTCCTCCTCAAAACAGAAGCCTCCCGCCGCGGCGGGTTGGTGAGGAAATTGTGATCTGAGGAATTAGGTATATGACTTCAGGGAAGAACCAGGAGTGGGAGGATTATGTCAGTAAAAGAGACTCTTCCCCTCATCCATCAACAGATGTATAAAGGCTTCAACGCCTTGGGGCCTGCCGCTGACATCCGGTTTGTCTACACCCCCGCCACGGAGAGCGTCTGCGGATACCTCCACCGCTCCCAGAACCGCAGCGAGGAGTTTCTCATCGCGGGTGAGGCTCCACCCCTTCGCCCTGGGCCGCAACTACCCGTCCTCAGACGCTGCCTAGCAACCGGGGTGGGGGTGAGGCTTCGAAGGGAATGGTCTCAGTTGAAATTGGAACCACCTATCAGAAGGCTGAGACTTTGCCGAGTCGGGGTCTGTATGCCCAGGGCGCCAATCAGATGCCGTCCTGTCTCCCGACCCAACCAATCAAAATCTGCCTGTTggtttctcccctccctcccaggaCAACTGCGGGATGGGCTCTTGCACATCACCACCTGCAGTTTCGTGGTTCCCTGGAACAGTCTGAGCTCAGCTCAGCGCAAAGGCTTCACCAAGACCTATACTGCTGGCTGTGAGGCATGCACAGTGAGTGTCTGACCCCTGTCCTCCACCAGGAGCTTGTTGGGGGCTCTTCCCCAAACCGTGGGCTTGTTTCTTGCCCCCGCCCCCACAACGGCTATTCCTTGTCTTTGTGCCTGCTTCTCAAACCCAAGAACTGTCCCTGCTATCTCTTGCTATttcctcagtagcaagaaattCTGGTTTATCCTCTGCCCTGTGTCTGATGCCTTGGGACTGCCTGCTCCCTGACTTTTTTTACCTGTCCCTCTAACTCTCCCTTTTCActattctgtaatcccagttccgGTTCATGACCCCTGggatatatttgttttttacttcccTAGAACGTTCTCCAACAACCCAAAGTGTTGTTCCCCATACCTACCAACTCTTCCCCAGCACATCTCATTGTTGCCCTGTAGTTGGCTGCTCCAGACACCAGGGGTGCATTACATTGACCTGGCTATTCTAAGACTGTTCCCTGATGCCCCTGAATGTCCTCTGATCCTGATGACTGTCTGAGAGGACCCACTACCTATTCCTATGCTTAAAATCCGTGCATGCCTGCTCTTCCCCACTATTGCCACTCATTCCCTGCCCTGTGGGACAATTCCCCAGGAGATCTGCCTGACTGATCCCAAGCGACTATTCCCTAACCACCTTTCCAGTACACTGATCCTTTCACTGGCTTCCTGTTCCCCCAAGGGGAGGGTCTGTTTCTGGGTCTCCAGCAGCTCAGTGTTGCAAGCTGAGGAGGGGAAAGTCATCCACAGGatggagggggagaaggagaagcCCTCGAAGGTTGaccccctctcctctctttcaGGTGTTTCCCTGTTCATCCGTGCCCTGCAAACTGCAGAATAACACTCATTGCTTGTGGACAGACCAGCTCCACACGGGCTCTGAGAAAGGATTCCAGAGCCGTCACCTCGCATGCCTGCCCCGGGAGCCGGGGTTGTGTACTTGGCAGTCCCTGCAATCTCGGATGTCCTGAAGTCTGCTCCCAGTGGAAGCTGAAGCCAGCATGGTGTTTTCCCCGCTCCCACTCCCaacttttttttctccaagaTGGTGAAATAAAGAGCTACCCACCCAGCAGACACTGTCTCTGTGTAGTGCTTGGGACCAAACCCATGTCAGTCATGAATTGGTGGGAGCACCCTGGGACCAATGAGGTAGGGAGGGATGCAAGATGTTGAGTTtgggggctggaggtatagctcaatggtagggtgcttgcttagcatgcacaggccATGGATTCCATACCCAGCAAAAAACGTTGAGGGTCTATATTTACATAAAAGTTTATGTATTGGTAATAATTTggggggaggtactagggattgagcccagaggctcttaaccactgaaccacatccccagccatttttatactttattttgaaacagggtctcactaagttgtttaaggcctcaCTGAATTTCTGATGGTTTTAAActcgcaatccttctgcctcagactcctgagttgctgggattgcaggcgtgtgccactgctcctggcaatAATCTCAACATTGGCATTAGAACTGCTGATCTGCAACATCAGTGATAGTTATTTAATGTGCATTATCAAttccaaattaatattttctttactcaccactttaaaacattttactatAATGATTTCTAATTCCTATTTGCCCAGGACTCTCTAGTTAATAAGTTATCTCACAACTGTAAATTCCCCTATTCACACATCTCAGCAGTTGACAAACCCCTTGACAAATGCCCTATCAATTGGCAAACAGCTGTCAGGCATTGTCCTGATATTTGTTCAGTAGGATTCCCCACCCAAACCTTTGTCACTGTCCTCACTCTTAGGCGTTGTAGTATAAATATGTTTTGAGTGAAAGGGTCCCCCACTGTAACCCAGCCAGGTATTTCATCCATGGCATGCACAAGATTCCTCATTTAGGGGTTATTCGGGGTATAGAAGAGGTTGGATGGAGAGAGGGTATGATCCTGAAATCCCCAAGCTCTGCTCTAATCTCCCCTACCCATGCCTCCTCCCCACACTCTTCGGATCAACTCTGGAGGAAATATTGACAGCAATTTTGTGCAGGTAGAGTTCATAATCTGGAACAACTAGGTTCATCAGCCAACAACATCCACACACCTTCCCCTCTGCAGCTGCCCCCTCATCCAAACTGGGGTCTCTGGACCTGACCCTCCCTTTTCTGGCTCATCTTCCCACATAGAACCTGGGTcttggtgttgcacacctgtaatcccagtgactcaggaagcagaagcagaaggatctaattttgagtccagcctcagcaactttgcaagaccctgtctgaaaaggGGCAAGGATATAACTCACTTtatgtgcccttgggttcaatccccagtactgcaaaaaacaaaaacaacaaaagacaaaagcCCGAGTGAGAGACCCTCCAAACACTCCCTTTCTAGGTGTTCTTGCTCCTGCAGCTGGGCTAGGCTCTGCCAAGCCCTTCCCAGTCCCACGCCTCCTGCTTCTAGTACTCCAAAGGTCCTGAGAAGTAAGGCCCTAGGAACCAGAATTTTAGCTTGGGGCAAACGCTCAGTGGAACACCAGAGTCGACCGGAATCCCCTTGAAAAAGTTGATAAGTTATCCCGCAGCTATAAATCCCCCTATTCACAAATCTCATAAGTTGATAAACTCATTGACAATTGTCCTATCAATTGGCAAACAGCTCTCAGGCATTGTCCTGATGTTTGTCCAGTGAGGACTCTGGACCCAAACCTTTGTTACTGTCCCCACCCTTAGGTGAATGGGAAAAATATGTCTTTTTTGATGAAGAAAAAGACCCCTAAATTCTCTCCCATCCAATTATCTATTGCTCCTAAGAACAACAATATGAGCCCAAGTCTTAAGAtggggggtgcagctcagtggtaagagtgcttgcctagcatgctcaaggccctgaatTTAATCAtcagcagttaaaaaaaatccaggtcTCTTCCAGAGTATCCTGAGTCACCAAGTATAGGCTCTTGTGTCCTCTGTGGTCTTGCCCCAGAGTTTTTTACACTCTTGGGAGGTTCCTGCAGGCCCAAATTATGCCCTGGATCAGGATGAGCAGATTTTAAGTACCCATTTGCCTCAGCAGGAAACATCCATTGCAGCAATAATGTCTGCTGTCAACATCTGTGCTTCCCCAGGGGACTGGACCCTGTCTGCTAAAAGGGGCAAACAGCAGTCTTTGCTGATTGATGTAACTCCAAGGGAAAGGCCTGGGTCCTGTTTGGCCTTGGTGACCTTGTTGCTATTCCCTCAGCTGCAATGAGACTTCAGTAGCTCCTGACAATTCACCAAACCTTAGTATCAATTCCCTACACTCTTGAGTTGCTCCCTGGTTTCAGGGCCCATTCATTGAGCCCTCAGCCCTGGGAAGGAAGGTACAGTAGAAGGTGGCAGAGGAAGAATGAAGGTCATTCTGACAACCTGTCTTCCTCACAGGATGGACCCAGACCCAGCATGGACATATCTGACCTAGTACTTCAGGGTACATGGAGATCAGAACAGCATACATAATTCTCCTCAAGAGAATTGACACAAGCTCCTGGCAGGATCTGCAGTAGTGGGATAATCACAACCCCAGTCAGTCACCCTTGTAGAAATACCATTAAAGTGAACAGCCCCCAAGAATTCAGTGTGTCTCTGTGTGAATCTCTTTGGGAAAGACTATGATGGCCAAGAGGTAGTATGTGGAATCACAGTCATAAGAGGTGGGCAGTATGAGATCCAGCTCAGGGTAACCTGGGAAACTGGCCCTTCCCTCACCTGAGCCTCagtcctccttttaaaaaaactgggcatcaccaatccccaaaaacccaaggccaaattttctctctgatatgcagatgctaacacacaatggggggaatgatagaagttcattgaattagacaaaggtgaatgaagggaaaggagggggatgggattaggaaagacagtggaatgaatcagacgtaACTCTCCTATGCTCATGtaagaatacatgaccagtgaaactccacatcatgcacaa contains these protein-coding regions:
- the Timp1 gene encoding metalloproteinase inhibitor 1, with the translated sequence MAPFAPLASGILLLLSLIAPSRACTCVPPHPQMAFCNSDLVIRAKFMGEPEVNQTTLYQRYEVKMTKMYKGFNALGPAADIRFVYTPATESVCGYLHRSQNRSEEFLIAGQLRDGLLHITTCSFVVPWNSLSSAQRKGFTKTYTAGCEACTVFPCSSVPCKLQNNTHCLWTDQLHTGSEKGFQSRHLACLPREPGLCTWQSLQSRMS